Proteins from one Mycobacterium sp. SMC-2 genomic window:
- a CDS encoding STAS domain-containing protein produces MPVPILKQGAILIATVQSALTDSETERLRYDLMERVSRFRAQGIIVDVTAIDVMDSFAARSLRTIAHMTRLRGADTVIVGLQPEVAFAMVQLGLAFDDMNTALDLEEGLALLNRQLAQRKPTIGRDGGD; encoded by the coding sequence ATGCCAGTCCCCATCCTGAAGCAGGGCGCGATCCTGATCGCAACGGTGCAGTCGGCACTCACCGACTCCGAGACCGAACGGCTGCGGTACGACCTCATGGAGCGGGTCAGCAGGTTCCGCGCACAGGGCATCATCGTCGACGTCACCGCCATCGACGTGATGGACTCCTTCGCGGCCCGGTCGCTGCGCACAATTGCCCACATGACCCGGCTGCGCGGCGCGGACACGGTGATCGTGGGCCTGCAGCCGGAGGTGGCCTTCGCCATGGTCCAGCTGGGCCTGGCGTTCGACGACATGAACACGGCGCTGGACCTCGAGGAGGGTTTGGCCCTGCTGAATCGCCAACTCGCGCAGCGGAAACCGACGATCGGGCGCGACGGTGGAGACTGA
- a CDS encoding LLM class F420-dependent oxidoreductase: protein MTHFGYTLMTEQSGPKDLVRQAVSAEERGFDFEVCSDHFSPWLTSQGHAPNAWTVLGAVAHATERVDLYTYVTCPTMRYHPAVVAQQAATVQILSDGRFTLGLGTGENLNEHIVGQGWPTVERRQDMLREAIKIIRELFGGQLVNFRGDYFQVDSARLWDVPEVPVGIAVAMGGTKAIERFGRLADHFVAVEPDGELVDAWHAARQAANLAGGGRVVGQIPVCWDPDRDTAIERAHDQFRWFAGGWKVNADLPTPAGFAGATQFVRPGDVADSIPCGPDLDAIVEAVRPYWEAGFTDVALVQVGGESQDLFLKEAAEPLLAALRNAAN from the coding sequence ATGACGCATTTCGGCTACACTCTGATGACCGAGCAGAGTGGACCCAAAGACCTTGTCCGGCAAGCCGTTTCAGCCGAAGAGCGTGGTTTTGACTTCGAGGTGTGCAGCGACCACTTCTCGCCCTGGCTGACGTCGCAGGGGCACGCGCCCAACGCGTGGACCGTGCTGGGCGCGGTGGCACACGCCACTGAGCGGGTGGATCTCTACACCTACGTGACGTGCCCGACGATGCGGTATCACCCGGCCGTCGTCGCTCAGCAGGCCGCCACGGTGCAGATTCTGTCGGACGGCCGGTTCACCCTCGGTCTGGGCACCGGCGAGAACCTCAACGAGCACATCGTCGGCCAGGGCTGGCCGACCGTCGAGCGCCGGCAGGACATGCTCCGCGAGGCCATCAAGATCATCCGCGAGTTGTTCGGCGGTCAGCTGGTGAACTTCCGCGGCGACTACTTCCAGGTGGACTCCGCGCGCCTGTGGGACGTGCCCGAGGTCCCAGTCGGCATCGCGGTGGCGATGGGCGGCACCAAGGCCATCGAGAGATTCGGCCGGCTGGCCGACCATTTCGTCGCCGTGGAGCCGGACGGCGAACTCGTCGACGCCTGGCACGCCGCGCGTCAGGCCGCCAACCTGGCGGGCGGCGGCCGCGTGGTCGGCCAGATCCCGGTGTGCTGGGACCCCGACCGCGACACCGCCATCGAGCGCGCCCACGACCAGTTCCGTTGGTTCGCCGGGGGCTGGAAGGTCAACGCCGACCTGCCGACGCCGGCCGGTTTCGCCGGCGCGACCCAGTTCGTCCGCCCCGGAGACGTCGCCGATTCCATTCCTTGCGGCCCGGACCTCGACGCGATCGTCGAGGCCGTCCGGCCTTATTGGGAGGCGGGGTTCACCGACGTGGCGTTGGTTCAGGTCGGCGGCGAATCGCAGGATCTTTTTTTGAAGGAAGCCGCCGAACCTTTGCTTGCCGCGCTGCGTAACGCGGCAAACTGA
- a CDS encoding STAS domain-containing protein, which produces MSAPDSITTLVEDHDGVSVVSVSGEIDLVTAPALEQAIGAVVAENPTALVVDLSAVEFLGSVGLKILAATYEKLGNATGFGVVARGPATRRPIHLTGLDKTFPLYPTLDDALTAVRDNNNR; this is translated from the coding sequence TTGTCAGCTCCCGATTCGATTACCACGTTGGTTGAGGACCACGATGGGGTTTCTGTGGTCAGTGTCAGCGGAGAAATCGATCTGGTCACGGCGCCGGCCCTGGAACAGGCCATCGGTGCGGTAGTTGCGGAGAACCCGACGGCGCTGGTCGTCGACCTTTCCGCAGTGGAGTTCCTCGGTTCGGTGGGGCTGAAGATCCTGGCGGCGACCTACGAGAAGCTGGGCAATGCGACGGGGTTCGGCGTGGTTGCGCGCGGTCCGGCGACCAGGAGGCCCATTCACCTGACCGGGCTGGACAAGACCTTCCCGCTGTACCCGACGCTGGACGACGCCCTGACCGCGGTTCGCGACAACAACAACCGTTAG
- a CDS encoding anti-sigma regulatory factor, with translation METDIVVDIDNPDDIVEARKAGHQLALDLGFSLTDVTMIATAISEVARNITSYAGRGAIRVFVADRDGRKALVVRAEDQGPGIADVDRAMEDGYSTGRGLGMGLPGSRRLMDKLFVESELGRGTVVEMWKWVPPHV, from the coding sequence GTGGAGACTGATATCGTCGTCGACATCGACAATCCCGACGACATCGTCGAAGCGCGCAAAGCAGGACACCAACTCGCCCTCGATCTGGGCTTCTCCCTCACCGACGTCACGATGATCGCCACGGCGATCTCCGAGGTCGCGCGAAATATCACCAGCTACGCCGGCCGAGGCGCCATCCGGGTTTTCGTGGCCGACCGGGACGGCCGCAAGGCCCTGGTGGTGCGCGCCGAGGACCAGGGACCGGGCATCGCCGACGTCGACCGGGCCATGGAGGACGGATATTCGACCGGCCGCGGGTTGGGAATGGGTCTCCCCGGCTCTCGCCGCCTGATGGACAAGTTGTTCGTGGAGTCGGAGCTCGGCCGGGGAACGGTCGTCGAAATGTGGAAATGGGTCCCGCCCCATGTATGA
- a CDS encoding STAS domain-containing protein, which produces MSDSPSEFSSSGATAQAVSVSSEGLLPQLVQHLRQNRTVLREEWARRITEAELLTAMTPEEIFSEATTVYDSYVEVLETGSVEALQDYARDLSERIIPRGVETDEVLGIVLLLRDVLARSLFEKYQTDFDMLNRVLDAYEPAANRIANTVGVSFVQERERIIRQQQEAIRELSTPVLQVREQLLILPIIGVLDSQRARQVTEQLLRAIRANRAKVVVIDITGVPTIDSTVANHLVQTVDASGLMGASVIITGLSSEIALTLVTIGLDLSKMNAVGDLQGGIEEAERLLGYEVTRTGETTG; this is translated from the coding sequence ATGTCAGATTCGCCGTCGGAGTTCAGCAGCTCGGGTGCCACCGCGCAGGCGGTCAGCGTTTCCAGCGAGGGCCTGTTACCCCAGCTGGTCCAGCATCTGCGGCAGAACCGCACCGTCCTGCGCGAGGAGTGGGCCCGCAGGATCACCGAGGCCGAGCTGCTCACCGCGATGACCCCGGAGGAGATCTTCTCCGAGGCGACGACGGTGTACGACAGCTACGTCGAAGTGCTCGAGACCGGTAGCGTCGAGGCGCTGCAGGACTACGCGCGCGACCTCTCGGAGCGCATCATCCCGCGGGGCGTCGAAACCGACGAGGTGCTCGGCATCGTGCTGCTGCTGCGTGACGTGCTCGCGCGGTCGCTGTTCGAGAAGTACCAGACCGACTTCGACATGCTCAACCGGGTGCTGGACGCCTACGAACCGGCGGCCAACCGCATCGCCAACACCGTGGGCGTCAGCTTCGTGCAGGAACGCGAGCGCATCATCCGCCAGCAGCAGGAGGCGATCCGCGAGCTGTCGACGCCGGTGCTGCAGGTGCGCGAGCAGCTGCTGATTCTGCCGATCATCGGCGTGCTCGACAGCCAACGCGCCCGCCAGGTCACCGAGCAGCTGCTGCGGGCCATCCGCGCCAACCGCGCGAAGGTGGTGGTCATCGACATCACCGGTGTGCCGACCATCGACTCCACGGTGGCCAACCACCTGGTGCAGACGGTCGACGCGTCGGGGCTGATGGGTGCGAGCGTGATCATCACGGGGCTGTCCTCGGAAATCGCCCTGACGCTGGTGACGATCGGGCTGGACCTGTCAAAGATGAACGCCGTCGGCGACCTGCAGGGCGGTATCGAGGAAGCCGAACGGCTGCTCGGCTACGAAGTCACCCGCACCGGCGAGACCACGGGGTAA
- a CDS encoding HemK2/MTQ2 family protein methyltransferase, with amino-acid sequence MTTTCAGPAVSAASNVYQPQDDSRLLVDVMGESALIPGRRVLDLCTGSGFVAIAAAEMGGEDVTAFDICPHAVGCSRGNAAAAGVKVDIRKGTWSEALDCAPFDVVVSNPPYVPTPPDGDNEPISPSAGPSWAWNAGPDGRMVLDPLCEAAPKLLCDGGTLLLVHSALSGVRQSLDSLKWAGMDAKVIASKWIPFGPVMTARAKWLESVGLIPRGRREEELVVIRADKR; translated from the coding sequence TTGACCACAACATGTGCAGGACCCGCTGTCTCGGCTGCTTCGAACGTCTATCAGCCGCAGGACGATTCCCGGTTGCTGGTGGATGTGATGGGAGAAAGCGCGCTCATTCCCGGACGGCGCGTTCTCGACCTGTGCACGGGGAGCGGATTCGTCGCGATCGCCGCGGCGGAGATGGGGGGCGAGGACGTCACGGCCTTCGACATCTGCCCGCACGCCGTGGGTTGTTCCCGTGGCAACGCGGCCGCCGCCGGCGTGAAGGTCGATATCCGGAAGGGCACCTGGAGCGAAGCACTTGACTGCGCGCCGTTCGACGTCGTCGTGTCGAATCCCCCGTACGTGCCTACACCCCCGGACGGCGACAACGAACCGATCAGCCCCAGCGCGGGGCCGTCGTGGGCCTGGAACGCTGGACCGGACGGGCGGATGGTATTGGATCCGCTGTGCGAAGCGGCGCCAAAGTTGCTGTGCGACGGCGGAACCCTGCTGCTGGTGCATTCGGCGCTGTCCGGTGTGCGACAATCGCTGGATTCCCTGAAGTGGGCCGGCATGGACGCGAAAGTCATTGCGTCGAAATGGATACCGTTCGGCCCCGTGATGACAGCGAGGGCGAAATGGCTGGAGAGCGTCGGCCTGATACCCCGGGGACGCCGGGAAGAGGAACTGGTCGTGATCCGGGCGGACAAGCGTTGA
- a CDS encoding SpoIIE family protein phosphatase, producing the protein MSDHDEFHAQYAAALRSYLRERDQDSLAVAYELGRRALQEQVSLLEIVERHVHLILALSQDVRIDAPIGLEFLLQMLVPLDIATRGFLDGTKRFARERARAEGLADRDKFRTALVNSLQEGFFVADHEGTVIEMNNALIEILGYPAEGLPYRWPHPWLVDQKGARQQQGLVRSIGASAYETPIRHRDGHLVWVTVSINAVQGSGSDQDVFVGTMRDITAERAFAARENAVLRLATAVAVAKSVDELLSITLDECSAAIDVQRVVAITWPAGEGEPTVQVAGEPSEIHWRRMDPWLRHTFQQARHQLPLTAKTVERPDDPGKAQGLVAVLSGAGDLALWLQLRTPRWVSAEDRLLVTVLIGHLSLAMQHVRQFESARETSLTLQRALLPTLKPPPGFAVRYEPAVPPLEIGGDWYDVLPIGDHRIGIVVGDCVGRGLPAAAVMGQLRSSARALLINGAEPALLLEQLDSAASLIPNAYCTTVFLAILDTESGVLQYSNAGHMPAVLVGSEPGTTAMLTDAASVPLAVRRTEPRPQSSRVLPRGSTLMLFTDGLVERKHESIDDGIDRAAAVLAKTTTLPLDSVADAVLRELAPAAGYDDDVAMVIYRHQQSPLRIETEASAERLVGIRHRLADWLDSAGLPDELVADIVLVVNEACTNCAVHAYSGHAPGTMLLDLELADGEIHARITDRGSWKTPEANPDKGGRGLLLMRALSNTLELDCTPTGTTADITFRVPGEDGQG; encoded by the coding sequence ATGAGCGACCACGACGAGTTCCACGCCCAGTACGCCGCGGCGTTGCGCAGCTATCTTCGGGAGCGTGACCAGGACAGCCTGGCCGTCGCGTACGAGCTCGGGCGCCGGGCCCTGCAAGAGCAGGTCAGCCTGCTCGAGATCGTCGAGCGCCACGTCCACCTGATCCTCGCCCTGTCGCAAGACGTGCGAATCGACGCACCGATCGGGCTGGAATTCCTGCTGCAGATGCTGGTCCCGCTCGACATCGCCACTCGCGGCTTCCTGGACGGCACCAAACGATTCGCGCGCGAGCGCGCCCGCGCCGAGGGGCTGGCCGACCGCGACAAATTCCGCACCGCACTGGTCAATTCGTTACAGGAGGGGTTCTTCGTCGCCGACCACGAGGGCACCGTGATCGAGATGAACAACGCCCTGATCGAGATCCTCGGCTATCCCGCCGAAGGTCTGCCCTACCGGTGGCCGCACCCGTGGTTGGTCGACCAAAAGGGCGCCCGCCAGCAGCAGGGGCTGGTCCGGAGCATCGGCGCCTCCGCCTACGAGACGCCCATTCGGCATCGCGACGGGCACCTGGTTTGGGTGACGGTCAGCATCAACGCGGTCCAGGGGAGCGGCAGCGACCAAGACGTGTTCGTGGGGACGATGCGCGACATCACCGCCGAACGGGCCTTCGCCGCAAGGGAAAACGCGGTCCTGCGCCTGGCAACGGCGGTTGCGGTGGCCAAGAGCGTGGACGAGCTGCTGTCCATCACCCTCGACGAGTGCAGCGCCGCGATCGACGTACAACGCGTGGTTGCCATCACCTGGCCGGCCGGGGAGGGAGAACCGACCGTTCAGGTGGCGGGCGAGCCGTCCGAAATACACTGGCGCAGAATGGATCCGTGGTTGCGTCATACTTTCCAGCAGGCCCGCCATCAGCTGCCGCTGACGGCCAAAACGGTCGAGCGGCCCGACGACCCCGGCAAGGCACAGGGATTGGTGGCGGTGCTCTCCGGCGCGGGCGATTTGGCGTTGTGGCTTCAGTTGCGCACGCCGCGCTGGGTCAGCGCCGAAGACCGGCTGCTGGTCACGGTCCTCATCGGCCACCTCAGTCTGGCGATGCAACATGTCCGCCAATTCGAGAGCGCCCGCGAAACATCGCTGACGCTGCAGCGCGCCCTGCTGCCGACTTTAAAGCCGCCGCCGGGCTTCGCGGTGCGCTACGAACCCGCCGTCCCGCCACTGGAAATCGGCGGCGACTGGTATGACGTGCTGCCCATCGGCGATCACCGCATCGGCATCGTCGTCGGTGACTGCGTCGGCCGTGGCCTGCCGGCGGCCGCGGTCATGGGTCAGCTGCGCAGCTCGGCGCGAGCGCTGCTGATCAACGGGGCCGAGCCCGCACTGTTGCTCGAGCAGCTCGACTCGGCGGCCTCGCTCATCCCGAATGCCTACTGCACCACCGTGTTTCTGGCGATCCTCGATACCGAGTCCGGTGTCCTGCAGTACAGCAACGCCGGCCACATGCCCGCCGTGCTGGTCGGCTCCGAACCCGGCACGACGGCGATGTTGACCGACGCCGCGTCGGTGCCGCTCGCAGTCCGTCGCACCGAACCTCGCCCGCAGTCCAGCCGCGTGTTGCCGCGCGGCTCCACCCTGATGCTGTTCACCGACGGGCTGGTCGAGCGCAAGCACGAGTCCATCGACGACGGAATCGACCGCGCGGCTGCGGTTCTGGCAAAGACGACGACGTTGCCGTTGGATTCGGTCGCCGATGCGGTCCTGCGCGAGCTGGCCCCCGCGGCGGGGTATGACGACGATGTGGCGATGGTGATCTACCGGCATCAGCAGTCACCGCTCCGGATCGAAACCGAGGCCAGCGCAGAACGATTGGTCGGGATCCGGCATCGGTTGGCCGATTGGCTGGACAGCGCCGGCCTGCCCGACGAGTTGGTCGCCGACATCGTGTTGGTCGTCAACGAGGCCTGCACGAACTGCGCCGTGCACGCGTATTCCGGGCATGCCCCGGGCACGATGTTGCTCGACCTCGAACTCGCAGACGGCGAGATCCACGCCCGGATCACCGACCGGGGCTCCTGGAAGACACCGGAGGCCAACCCGGACAAAGGTGGACGGGGCTTGTTGCTGATGAGGGCGCTCAGCAACACGCTGGAACTCGACTGCACGCCGACCGGCACGACGGCCGACATCACCTTTCGAGTGCCCGGTGAGGACGGGCAGGGATGA
- a CDS encoding type 1 glutamine amidotransferase domain-containing protein, with protein sequence MGNELQGKKVAILAADGVEKVELEQPRAILEEAGAKVELLSLKTGEIQARNHDLEPAGTFKVDRAVSEASPSEFDGLVLPGGTVNPDKLRMDSSAVSFVRDFVASGKPVAAICHGPWTLVEAGVAEGRTLTSYPSIRTDLRNAGANVVDEEVVVDGNLITSRSPRDLPAFCSTILRQFAHAG encoded by the coding sequence ATGGGAAATGAATTGCAGGGCAAGAAAGTCGCGATTCTCGCGGCCGACGGCGTGGAGAAGGTGGAACTCGAACAACCGCGCGCAATCCTCGAAGAGGCGGGCGCCAAAGTCGAGCTCCTTTCCCTGAAGACCGGAGAAATCCAGGCCCGCAACCACGATCTCGAGCCGGCCGGAACCTTCAAAGTCGACCGCGCGGTGTCGGAGGCGTCGCCATCCGAATTCGACGGCCTGGTCCTTCCCGGCGGCACGGTGAACCCGGACAAGTTGCGGATGGACAGCTCCGCGGTTTCCTTCGTGCGTGACTTCGTCGCTTCCGGAAAGCCGGTCGCGGCGATCTGTCATGGTCCGTGGACGCTGGTGGAAGCCGGTGTGGCCGAGGGCCGGACGCTGACGTCGTATCCGTCCATTCGCACCGATTTGCGCAACGCGGGCGCGAACGTGGTCGACGAGGAGGTCGTCGTCGACGGCAATTTGATCACCAGTCGCTCACCGAGGGACCTGCCGGCATTCTGCTCTACCATTCTCCGGCAATTCGCGCACGCGGGTTAG
- a CDS encoding zinc-dependent alcohol dehydrogenase, translated as MRATVWAGRNSVQVESVPDPKILNDRDAIVRITSTAICGSDLHLYDGYIPTMKHGDVLGHEFMGEVVEVGRAVNNLAVGDRVVVPFPIACGACSACQRDLYSLCENSNPNAGIAEKFMGHSPAGLFGYSHMLGGFAGGQAEYARVPFADVGPLKIEDDLTDEQVLFLSDILPTGYMGAEMCDITPGDVVAVWGAGPVGLFAIMSAYLLGASKVIAVDRVPYRLELAEKIGATPINFAETSVLEELRDLTAGRGPDHCIDAAGMEARSGSAPVDAYDRVKQAARLETERPHAIREAAMSCRNGGTISIVGVYGGLMDKFPIGAVMNRSLTIKTGQCHVHRYMRPLLDRIRDGDIDPTIVVSHHLTLDQAPHGYEIFKNKEDRCTKVILNPT; from the coding sequence ATGAGGGCCACCGTCTGGGCGGGTCGCAACAGCGTTCAGGTGGAGTCGGTTCCGGATCCCAAGATCCTCAACGATCGCGACGCAATCGTCCGCATCACCTCGACGGCGATCTGCGGTTCGGACCTTCACCTGTACGACGGTTACATTCCCACCATGAAGCACGGCGACGTGCTCGGCCACGAATTCATGGGCGAGGTGGTCGAAGTCGGCAGGGCGGTCAACAACCTGGCCGTGGGTGACCGCGTGGTGGTGCCCTTCCCGATCGCGTGCGGGGCGTGTTCCGCCTGTCAGCGTGACCTGTATTCGCTGTGCGAGAACTCCAACCCGAACGCCGGCATCGCCGAGAAATTCATGGGTCACTCCCCCGCGGGGCTGTTCGGCTATTCCCACATGCTGGGCGGGTTCGCCGGCGGCCAGGCCGAATACGCGCGGGTGCCGTTCGCCGATGTGGGCCCGCTCAAGATCGAGGACGACCTGACCGACGAGCAGGTCCTGTTCCTGTCGGACATCTTGCCGACCGGCTACATGGGCGCGGAGATGTGCGACATCACCCCGGGCGACGTGGTCGCGGTGTGGGGCGCCGGCCCGGTCGGCCTGTTCGCGATCATGAGCGCGTACCTGCTCGGCGCATCGAAAGTGATTGCTGTCGATCGGGTTCCGTATCGACTGGAGCTGGCGGAGAAGATCGGCGCCACGCCGATCAACTTCGCCGAGACGTCGGTGCTCGAGGAGCTGCGGGATCTCACCGCCGGTCGGGGACCCGACCACTGCATCGACGCGGCCGGCATGGAAGCGCGCAGCGGGTCGGCCCCGGTGGACGCCTACGACCGCGTCAAGCAGGCGGCCCGGCTGGAAACCGAACGCCCGCATGCCATTCGGGAGGCGGCCATGAGCTGCCGCAACGGCGGCACCATTTCGATCGTCGGGGTGTACGGCGGCCTGATGGACAAGTTTCCCATCGGGGCGGTCATGAACCGATCGCTGACCATCAAGACCGGTCAATGTCACGTGCACCGCTACATGCGCCCGCTGCTCGACCGGATCCGCGACGGTGACATCGACCCGACGATCGTCGTCAGCCACCACCTGACCCTCGACCAAGCGCCCCACGGCTACGAGATCTTCAAAAACAAAGAGGACCGCTGCACCAAAGTCATCCTGAATCCGACGTAA
- a CDS encoding SpoIIE family protein phosphatase, with translation MYENGRYGPIEWARAGRPLPSEYISGDRAIAVDIDREAALFGVVDGLGHGPEAATAALRAIEAVKRSSSERLEVLIQLCHRVLEGTRGVAMTLARVDFAANTLTWTGVGNVTADLVAKSPTGAQIRSSARLTAGIVGYRIPEIKPAQVISIRPGDLLVISTDGIAESYLQHIDFSATAVVIAEELLGKDAKETDDAMVLTARHRGSST, from the coding sequence ATGTATGAGAACGGTCGCTACGGGCCAATCGAGTGGGCAAGGGCGGGGCGCCCTCTGCCCAGCGAGTACATCTCGGGTGACCGGGCTATCGCCGTCGACATCGACCGCGAAGCTGCTCTGTTCGGAGTGGTGGATGGCCTCGGCCACGGTCCGGAAGCCGCAACCGCCGCGCTGCGCGCCATCGAAGCGGTCAAGCGCTCCAGCTCTGAGCGGCTCGAAGTCTTGATCCAGCTCTGCCACCGAGTGCTGGAGGGCACCAGAGGAGTCGCGATGACTTTGGCGCGGGTGGACTTCGCGGCCAACACGCTGACTTGGACGGGTGTCGGCAACGTCACCGCCGACCTGGTGGCCAAGTCCCCGACCGGGGCCCAAATCCGATCCAGTGCGCGGCTGACCGCGGGAATCGTCGGCTACCGCATACCGGAAATCAAACCGGCGCAAGTCATTTCGATCCGCCCCGGTGACCTGCTCGTGATAAGTACCGACGGAATTGCCGAAAGTTACCTGCAGCACATCGACTTCTCGGCCACCGCTGTCGTGATCGCCGAAGAACTCCTCGGTAAGGACGCCAAGGAAACCGACGATGCCATGGTGCTGACCGCTCGCCATCGGGGGTCCTCGACATGA
- a CDS encoding iron-containing redox enzyme family protein — MTRASITTEPALPEAHGPLSTAVRRALSGPPSHDHLTRIGASVRDSDPYGLDLQLALCMCYELHYRGFAGVDPGWEWNPALLALRGELERVFLAGVRRDVGPIAPDRTAAAEMDAISVEPVDGTGPSYYLRDTGTWQQMREYFVHRSVYHLKEGDPHAWAIPRLMGVAKAAFVAIEFDEYGAGQGPRLHQQLFADLMAAAGLDTTYLAYMDVVPAEALAAVNLMSLFGLHRELRGAAIGHFASTEITSPPGSQRMVQALQRMGAPSACIEFYAEHVEADAVHEHVVRIDVVGDLVAREPQLDRDIVFGIRAHAAIENRLADAVMASWQQDRTSLRVALD; from the coding sequence GTGACCCGCGCATCAATCACGACCGAACCCGCCCTGCCGGAGGCACACGGGCCGCTGTCGACCGCCGTTCGCCGCGCCCTGTCGGGGCCGCCGTCACACGACCACCTGACCCGTATCGGTGCGTCCGTCCGCGACTCGGATCCCTACGGTCTGGATCTGCAGCTGGCACTGTGCATGTGCTACGAGCTGCACTACCGGGGCTTCGCGGGCGTCGACCCCGGCTGGGAGTGGAATCCGGCGCTGCTGGCACTGCGCGGCGAGCTGGAACGCGTCTTCCTGGCGGGCGTGCGGCGCGACGTCGGGCCCATCGCGCCGGATCGGACGGCGGCCGCCGAGATGGACGCCATCTCGGTCGAGCCGGTCGACGGCACCGGCCCGTCGTATTACCTGCGTGACACCGGAACCTGGCAGCAGATGCGCGAATACTTCGTGCACCGGTCGGTGTATCACCTCAAAGAGGGCGATCCGCACGCCTGGGCAATTCCGCGGCTGATGGGTGTCGCCAAAGCCGCCTTCGTGGCAATCGAATTCGACGAGTACGGCGCCGGGCAGGGTCCCCGCCTGCACCAGCAGCTCTTCGCCGATCTGATGGCGGCCGCGGGCCTGGACACGACGTATCTGGCCTACATGGACGTCGTCCCGGCCGAAGCGCTTGCGGCGGTCAACCTGATGTCTCTGTTCGGGCTGCACCGCGAACTGCGCGGTGCCGCGATCGGGCACTTCGCCTCGACCGAGATCACCTCCCCGCCGGGATCGCAGCGGATGGTGCAGGCCCTGCAGCGGATGGGTGCACCGTCGGCCTGCATCGAGTTCTATGCCGAGCACGTCGAGGCGGACGCGGTGCACGAGCACGTCGTGCGCATCGACGTGGTAGGCGACCTCGTCGCCCGGGAGCCGCAGCTCGACCGCGACATCGTGTTCGGGATCCGCGCGCACGCCGCGATCGAAAACCGGTTGGCCGACGCGGTTATGGCGTCGTGGCAGCAGGATCGGACGTCGTTGCGGGTGGCGCTGGACTAG
- a CDS encoding SRPBCC family protein, which translates to MGDRSASTTSALVKVLSGASFGLGLSELLVPDKVAAVAGVDDTDRSRRVIRALGARECGHGAALLVGPDKLVWTRVAGDVLDIALLVAGVAARGPGRRRRGTVSAMLLTGIGGLDLYAALRTVDGGGRHVSGARHRTLRAAVTVQRPTEEVYRFWRDLENLPSFMQHLKSVTPGSDGQSHWVANAPAGQSAQWDAQITEDDTNRRIAWQSLPGSAIENGGSVEFTPTATGDGTEVRVRIGYHIPGGVFGKAAASLFGESPEQQVNDDLRRFKQILETGQVLRSDGSPGGTAAVRQMHQQPAQPNKGASV; encoded by the coding sequence ATGGGCGATCGATCCGCCAGCACCACCTCCGCATTGGTCAAGGTGCTCAGCGGCGCCAGTTTCGGGCTGGGTCTGAGCGAGTTGCTGGTCCCCGACAAAGTTGCTGCCGTGGCCGGTGTCGACGACACCGACCGGTCGCGACGGGTCATCCGCGCGCTGGGCGCGCGGGAATGCGGCCACGGCGCGGCGCTGTTGGTCGGTCCCGACAAGCTGGTGTGGACCCGGGTGGCCGGTGACGTCCTGGACATCGCGCTGCTGGTGGCCGGGGTGGCCGCCCGCGGTCCGGGACGGCGTCGCCGGGGCACCGTCTCGGCCATGCTGCTCACCGGCATCGGGGGACTCGACCTCTATGCGGCCTTGCGCACGGTTGACGGCGGCGGCCGGCACGTCAGCGGGGCCAGACATCGCACCCTGCGCGCCGCGGTCACCGTGCAGCGCCCCACCGAGGAGGTGTACCGCTTCTGGCGCGACCTGGAAAACCTGCCCAGCTTCATGCAACACCTGAAGTCCGTCACCCCCGGTTCCGACGGACAGTCGCACTGGGTGGCCAACGCCCCGGCCGGACAGTCGGCGCAGTGGGACGCCCAGATCACCGAGGACGACACCAACCGGCGGATCGCGTGGCAGTCGCTGCCCGGCTCGGCGATCGAGAACGGCGGCAGCGTCGAGTTCACGCCCACCGCCACCGGTGACGGCACCGAAGTCCGCGTCAGGATCGGCTACCACATCCCGGGTGGCGTGTTCGGCAAGGCGGCGGCGAGCCTGTTCGGTGAGTCCCCCGAGCAACAAGTCAACGACGACCTCCGCCGTTTCAAGCAGATTCTGGAAACCGGCCAGGTGCTCCGTTCGGACGGATCTCCCGGGGGGACGGCGGCGGTCCGGCAGATGCATCAGCAGCCCGCTCAACCGAACAAAGGAGCTAGCGTATGA
- a CDS encoding CDGSH iron-sulfur domain-containing protein, protein MPNGQVVESDRFMVAICTCRRSGNYPLCDTSHRRCRNVGRKTASPAPPATTSDPAATTP, encoded by the coding sequence ATGCCGAACGGGCAGGTCGTCGAGTCCGACCGCTTCATGGTGGCGATCTGCACGTGCCGGCGCAGCGGTAACTACCCGTTGTGCGACACCAGCCATCGGCGCTGCCGGAACGTGGGGCGCAAGACCGCTAGTCCAGCGCCACCCGCAACGACGTCCGATCCTGCTGCCACGACGCCATAA